Part of the Phaeodactylum tricornutum CCAP 1055/1 chromosome 5, whole genome shotgun sequence genome is shown below.
AGAAGTAGCCACACTCATGAGTTTGTTCGTCACGTACTGCGAAGAGCTTCGGGTGGAGGCGATCCAACGCAATATTAGGGTTCGTGTCGTGTCTACCGAACACGATCCAATCCCACCACCAGTTCGTGCTGGATTGCTCCGGCTGGAGCATGACACTCGGCACTGCGCAGCGGAAGGGACGGACGGTTTGCAGATGAATATTTTACTTTCGTACGGGAGTCGTGGAGAAATAGTCCAAGCCTGTCAAGCTCTGGCATCCGAGTGTCTCCACGGCAACCTTGCCCTACAGGATATCAGCGAGTCCCATCTCCAACAACGACTCTTGACCAGCCACGTTCCGGATCCCGATGTCGTCATTCGTACTTCGGGAGAATTCCGATTGAGCAATTTTTTGTTGTGGCAGATCGCTTACGCAGAGCTCTTTTTCTTGGAGAAAAACTGGCCTGAACTACAAAAAGcggatttggtggaaatcATTCGGTCATACGCAGCTAAAAGGCAACGTCGCTATGGAAAATAACTATTGCCTGCTTTCGTAATGATAAGCAAAGAATTCACAATTTACTACTTCTCTGTGTTTCTCTAATCACTAATTGTGAAGTGTACAGCCACGTTGGTACTCGAAGCGCAAACCCTCCCCGGGCAAGCGTTACTTTTGAATTGTTTGCCTTCTTTCGAGGTAAGGCGATATCACACTAGCTAGTAAAAAGCGCAGCCTTGACGTCAAAGCTCGTGTGTTGAATCTGGTTTACGACAGCAACGAATGCATGCAAGGAGATGGTTGAATATTGAGCAAAGGAGGTTACAAAGGGACTTTCTCTAAGCACACAATCGTGATATGTAATGTACACGTGTACCCGTCGCCGAAAGACATAATTTGCATCTCTCACAGCTTCGCTGCATCGTCTGATGGCACCAACGCCACATTGAAAAACCGAGGGCTATGCTGAGCTGTTCGTACCAAACTGACTTTGATATTGACCTGTAAAATTTAGAGGAAGACAATACTTTTGAGAAAAATCATTATGAAGATCGCCATACCGTTAAGGCCGAGGGAAAACCTACCAAAGTATCGGGAAAACGATTGAGATGTACCGGGTGGGACCAAGAATCGTGCCGTATTTCTCCAGGAAACGGACGGCGCAACATGTCTCTCATGGCCCCGAAAACGTCCTGCATATGATCCTGATTCAAGACAATGAAAAGGGAAAGATTCCGCGGTTGTGTACTCTCGATAACGTCTCCACTTGTAGTGGGCAAGGGTGTCAAATACGCATGCTGATCACTAGAGGAAGCCTCAAGCGGTAAGAGCTCATCCCGAGTGTAGCCAGTAATATTTTCAAAATCTTGATTACAGTCGAGAAAACGACCATCGATGTTTGCGATGGCGCAGGCAAACGGGCAGAAAGCAAAAACAGCCTTGTAATCAAGACCACGGACAAAAACTAGAGTTTCGTCTTCGGGTGTCGGTTCTGGACGGCTACATGGGCCAGATAAAACATCAGACGATGATGACTCCGCGGGAACGTACAAACCATTGACAATTTCTGTTGTCTTGCTAATGGTGTCCAACAACTTCTTGTGTTCTTGATCAAGCAAAGTCGATCGCTCTTGGAGTGTCTTGACATAATCCACCACCGTAACCAATGTACTGTATTTGTCCGGCT
Proteins encoded:
- a CDS encoding predicted protein gives rise to the protein MECESGIPRSHLPQHIAVVMDGNRRYGTLRYGKATSGHWDGSRKVLECAKWCLAEHIPVLTVYAFSTENWRRDPQEVATLMSLFVTYCEELRVEAIQRNIRVRVVSTEHDPIPPPVRAGLLRLEHDTRHCAAEGTDGLQMNILLSYGSRGEIVQACQALASECLHGNLALQDISESHLQQRLLTSHVPDPDVVIRTSGEFRLSNFLLWQIAYAELFFLEKNWPELQKADLVEIIRSYAAKRQRRYGK